The DNA sequence ATCAGTGGAAAGGCCGGCCTATATAATCCCTATTAAGAGGCAATTTACCGTGGAAGGACGCATTTGGGAGCCTCAAGTTAAATCAGTAAGGCGACTTGATAATGACAGGATTAGTAATTTACCCATTGAGTTGATGCATTGTATCTTTGGACGTCTGCCAGTTCATGATGCCGCTAAAACAAGTGTCTTGTCAAAAACATGGAGGAATGTGTGGAAAATGCACCCTGTCGTGATTCTTGATGAACAATTCTTCTTGAAAGTCatgttcaaaaataaaaattctcTTCTAAGCCCTAGTTCCAATAGCTACTTTAGCACCTTAGCCAATGGTACAAGCATCTGTCATATATTTACAGCAGCCGTCAGTATGATTCTTTCGTCCCACACAGGCCCCATTCTGGACTTTAAACTCTATATTCCAAAAAAACTGGGTATGCTTCATATCCATAGGTCGATTAAGCAGCTAATGTACAAGGGTGTTAAAACGCTTGTACTTTGCAATTCGGAGAGGAGTGCCCTTTCGAGTCCTAATTTGTTTGATTGTTCAGAGTTGATTCAGTCAAGACTTTCAGAGCCAACTCTCCATTCTAAATGCTTCGCTAATCTGACTACAGTTCGCCTTGTCGAGATTTCAATTTCTTCTGACATGTCATTCGGGACCCAAATCCAAGAACTCTACTTGGAAAAATGTGAGGGAATTGAACATCTAGCCTGCCAGCTAACTACTAGTAACAATCTCAGAACACTAAATATCTCCCGAAGTGAAACAATTGACTGCAGATGGATCGAATGCACAAAAAAACTGGAATGCTTTGGTCTTCAATTGCCTGCTGCAAATTCCAATACCAACAAATCGGTCGATTTGATAAGCCTTCTGAGTAATAGTCCCAGAATCAACACTCTACTACTTAATGGCTTCACCCTTGAGGTAACCTGAAATTTTAACAAATCTAGTTAATTGACTGTCTTACAATAACATATGTGTGTGAATAATACAATGCTAGTTCACGGCTTACACTTCAAATTTTAATGTATTCTTTGTATATAGGTTCTGGGACGAGGTCTCTCTGTTTTGGATGAGCGTACAACAAAAATGGTAAACTTGAAGAAGCTGCGCTTGTACAGGCTTGGATATAACACACGTCAGATCTCAACATGTCTTTCTTTGATCAGAAATCTTCCTAACTTGGAAGATCTTTTCATAGGACTGGTGAGAACTAGACCTTGTCTTAAGCAATGTCGTTGATTAAATGTACATGCTCTTCATATCATTGTGTTTTAATGCGCATATCAGAGCTTAGATTTAATAATTTTGTGTGCAGGAACTTGAAGGAAGAAAGAGTTCCAATCCTGCAGGATCGACAGTGGAACGTCATTTGGAATCACTAGATTGGAAGGACGTTTTGCTGGACCGACTTGAAGTAGTCAAAATAAATGGTGTTGATGGTTCAAGAGCAGAGCTACATCTAATAAAGCTTATTCTTGCATCTTCCCCATTGCTTAGAGTGATATCACTTGCCTGCAGCAAGACAGTAAGGGATCCTGAAGAGAAGTTGAGAATTGAACAAGAGTTGCTGCTACTACCCAGAAAATCCATGGCATCACAAATTGTTTGGCTTtgattttttctatttttgcacCGAAAGGGTTGTGTTCTTGAACCAACTGATGTATGATTAACTGAATTTACAATTCTCAAACATATTTATGAAGTGAAAGTTGTCAAACATATTTATGAAGGACATGTGGTATTAGAGTACAAGTGCAACCATAAATTTCCTGGGAAATTATGGAAAGATGTATGATATTTTTTTCTGTTATTAGATAATATGAGAGAAAGAGACCTTACAATTAAAATTTTCTAATATTTGAATTGCTTGTCCACTACTGTCAGGTGCATGTTACTGTAGATATTCCAGAAGAAGAACAGAAGCACTTGCAAGTTAAATCTAAGTTTGTACCATCTCTTCTGCAAAATTTACAAAGGCGGACGTATGTGGCATTTATGATGCCAGACGGTGTCATGTCTGCAAGAATTTCACATACTCTGAGTTTTGTTGTCCAGAAGGTACTGACATTTTTGTTTGCTTTGCTACTGtctaaatatggattttatttgTGCCACTTCTTTCTTAAATTTTTGAGAATTATATTTAGGCTTGGTCTGTAAATTATAATGCTTTAAAAAAAGTTGCTAGACTTGGAAATAGTTCTTGAGAATGGAAACCTACTTTCCTTCTTATGCTTAACGTTATTTTGAGGTTGATTGTTCTGATGGTGAGAACAATAACATCAAGGAGAAAGTAGAATACAAGTTGAAAGAACTGGAGTTTTCTGTCACTTATTACATTGAGAAGATGTCCAAAGATTTTCGCGAAGAGTGGGGAAACATTGGCCAAAACCGTGAGAGGGTTTATAAGTTCGAGTATCAGCCTTTTCAGCCATATAATAGCTTGTCAGATGTGTTCAACCTTCTGGGCATCCATCCTTGTGAGGTATCAAGTCGTTCGTTTGTTATAATGTAGCATCTTATATTTTTAATGTTCTAAAATTTGGCCACAACAAGGTACAGACAGTTGACAAGTATAGTTAATGAACTCAAATGTATACTTCTTTCCAGGGAACAGAAGTTGTCCCGGAAGATGCCACATTGCACACTTGTTTATTAGCCGGTAAATACCTTGAAATGGACTGATGCCTGGACCAATTAAAAATGGCACATTGTTAGTAATCAAATTAGGGCTACTCACAGGGTGATCATACTGAAGTCAAGATAGCAATAATAGAGAAGCAAGGATTTGAACATAATTTGAAATGAAGATGCAGAATAGAGGGAAAAGGTGTGATTGTTTTTTACAATTCACAAATTTTTATCACAATGATCCTGAAGTCCTGATCTAATCTACATTTTAAAAGTACACATGTATGTGTATCCAGCAATCAACTAAACTCCAAAAGAATTGTACACTTTTACTAATAGAGGATCTATATGAAAATGACATGATTTTATGCATCATAATATTGAGTAAACTAATTAATACTCCATCTTCCCAGAGAGAATTGATTGCTTTGCAAGCTTCCTTTACCCACTGTCTCTTCTGAAGTCCTGCAACCTATAAATATGTCCAGATAATCCATGCTGCCAACCCCTTAAATGGCTCCCAGCAGTTAGAAGCAGCAACCGCCTCACTAGACCTGCTTTGTAACTGCTCATTAAACCTATCATACTTAATCCTCAATTCTCTTTCATTGGGCCAGTAGTTTAACATCCTTTCTTGTGCAAATAACATGATTGTGAATGCCATGTATGCATCCAGCCCCCTAATTCCTTGAAGCCGGCTAAATATCTCCTGATCCGACAAGTCATTCAGCATATCATCAGACAGTAAAATGGGCATCTTATCCTCACCAGCTTCCGCATACTTCTCACTCAAATCTAGAACGATCATTCCTTTACTTTTCGAGGCAACTCCAATTTCAATCAATTGTTGTTCTGAAATTTTTCTTAGGGAGCGGGGTCTCAAAACATCAGGCTGGCACAGAGTCTCCAACGCCTGGTAGAGTGTGGCCTTTTTTTCTGGGACACTGATGAGCTCCAGAAGCTGTCGGGTGATTCTTTGAAAATTCGTCATATTTTGGATATCACAAAGAGGAAAGATAGGATGTTTTGTAATGAGAGTTCCTAGGGCATCATCACTAGTAAACAACCACTGGGAACCCAATGATATCCAGCATGTGCCTTCAAAGTTTATATCAGGACTGTTGTCACTTACAAGGTGCGAGTCGACATTTGAGTCTGCATTGTGTGTCATACTGTCAGGAATCGATCTTTCCATACTTAGAGAAGTTCCTGTGAGATCATTTTTGATAAGAAAATTAAAAAACACAACTACTTTTACCAtgtaatataatttaaataataaaatgaataaaaataaGAGATAAAAATTATCTTTAGATAAGGTATTTAGTCAATTTAAAAGAGAACATCGTAATACCAAATTTAACGACTAGAATGTAGCTGCCAACAATCACAGCCTCGCTCCTAAACTTATTGGGGATAAGGATCATGAAGGCCCCTCAGGTAACATATCAAAAGGGAAGGAGAAAACGTATCATGTTTATATTTGATAATGACGGTGTTTTGAGTCAGGAGGCTCTAAGTATATTGAAGGATGGTTGTCTTGGTAACATGCTCGGTGTTTTGAGTCAGGAGGCTATAAGTATACTCTTCAATTGCTTCTAAACAATGTGCAACCAATGAAAAAACGAGTCAATAATATTGTACGTATTGAGGAGGTGGTTGATCCGGAAGTTCAAGCTCAGAATGTGCAGAATGAGCAGCCCAATCGAGATGCAGCTAGAACAGCTTATGGATGTGGAAGAGGTTTTGCTACAGATGACAATGTTGGATGAAATGCAGAGGAACAAGAACAGTTCAGTTTAATCCCATTGCTTCAGTGTTCTAGTCTCAGTGGTGGTTTCAGTCTTAGTTTTATAAAACGACtagaacataatcaatacaacATACTAAACAACATACTACAATGTAATGGAAAAACAGAGTAAACTTATGAATTCAAATCAAACAATGTAATAAACTTAAGGGGTGAGAACTATAGATAGTAAAACTATGAATTAAAGAAAAGATACACATATATATACCTGATGACAGAGTTGCTTCTTCATCACCATCACCGAAAAGTTCAGAAAGCTTGTATTCTTGATTGATACATGTTGGTGGTAGTAGAACTTCATCACCATTCTTAGGGTCAGAAAAGGCTTCCAGGGAAATGTTCTTCGAATAGTCATCATCCCTTCAACAATAAAAAAACAAATCTCTGTTTATGCAATTCTTACACTATTATAACGAAAGATCTCTGTTCAATTGTTAGAGACACAAAAAGTGGTGCCCCTTTTGCAGCTTCAACGTATGCATATGTTGAAAGTAAAAACAATAATCTGAAAACTGAAATTCATTTTGTGTGTGTGTAAGGGCCACAGATATGTTTACTCAGTTTGAGTTGGTGGACCAGATGGTTCTTGATCATTTTCTTCAAGAAAAGTTGACAAGTCAGGAGCTTTCCTGCAAATAAAGCCCAAGAACATGTATTACAAAGCCGTAATccatttttatacatttataaatgTAGATATATATTACTTGGTTGGAGAGTCGGCCATTGTTGTTTCTTGAAGTTCTTGGTTTGAGAAGAAAGAGTTTGGACGAGAGAGAACTGTTGTATTGTTGTACTGTATGGGAAACAATGTGGAGAAAGTGAAGAGAGAATTGTTTCGAATGAATGTATGTGATgcgagagagggagagagggagggagagagagagagagatgatacTTTGTTATCAAGAAACTAGTTGAAACTCAGATATGGAGAGAGAATGGTTGAAGGTGACAGGGAGGGATAGAGAATGTTATATAGAGTGGGTCCCAATTCCAGTTTTGTGGCCTTCCACATGTACATACCTCCCAGTAATTGTAAATTGAGGGCCTGTTTGTTTGCAGTTGGCTGTGTTTTATTATTTTTCCCCACACTCATTTTTTAGTTCGCTATTTTTGGGAATTCAAGTAGAAACTTCGTTTATTAAAGTGAACAAGAGATTGATGAAAGTTATATTATAAAAAAGCTTTATTGAGTTTATGTTAATGGTTACTGTTgtaatttgtttttttttcttttttgctAAATACTTTTGTAACTTTGTAATGATCATATTACacaaaatttattatattttgtaATCTTGAAATTACATCTTATTCTTCATACATTTACCTGAAAAAAAAATTGGAGAGCGTTAGATATATGATTCTGTATTTAAACTAGCAACTAGTAATTAATCTGTTATTTGATCATGGATGACGTGGCATCTGAGCTCGCAGCTAGATAACTGATTTTGGCGCCGCTTTTATGGTTTGAATTTGATGCTTTTTTTGTTTGATAAAATACCTTACATTgataccaatgattactgaatcTTTAGATATGTTTGACATGTAGTCAGACTTAGTTTGACAACTAGAATCAAAATTTTCTCCGTATTTCAGAAAGATTTAATGATGGTTGCTACTATGTTTCTGATATGCAGCTTCTTAATCTGTGTTGCAGTTTGTGAATTTCTTCAAATCCACATGTTTATTGTAGTTTTTGGACCCTTTTGTAAGATGCTTTAGAACCATATATGAGTCAGAAGTAATGTTGGCCACGTCTTTTCAAGTTACTAGCAATGTTAACTCTAGATCATATTAATATAGTACTTGTATATGTAAAACACAATGCGAGCGCATAGTGACCGTAAAAAGGCCATGGCTAATTCATATTTTATAAGAATAATCTCAGCTAAATAAACAACAAAGTTATGCATGGAAAAAACTCAAGAGATATATGTATGTATTTAAACAAACGACTAGTGAGAACAAAACTCGAAAACATAAAGAAAATATTTTCTTCATGTAGTCTTACCTAAAAATAAGGTTACAAAATTTGGAAATGGGTTATCCTTATCTACATGTAGATAGACGATGATGATAAACGAAAACAGAgcttttttttatcgtagataacccgcagtcgctacccttcgggtgcgcactgggtaaaccctacagGCTCACGCAATAACCTACAAACCACGTGAAACAAGGTAAACCACATATTTAAGCGAtaggctctgactcaggaggcataatcataaattctcctcccgtgggattcgaacctgtgaccaagaggatagttatcctctctttaaccaacgATGATGACAAACGAAAACAGAGCTTGAAACCTTGTTACAACAATTTATGGTCCCTTCAAAACTATATGGAAAGAAAAAGGCTTATAGTGGATCATAATTTAATGAAAATCCATTCTAAGTCTGAGACTTACCCACCAAGTCTCATAACCCTAATTTAATTCAAGGTTACCCACACCTATATAAAGGGTCTTAACCCTCCATTTAGAACTATATTTTTTGATTTGATCCTTAGCATATAACAAGGTACGTAGGAAttttgttaaggcagattgagtcacgaaacacgagatCGGTAAAATAAGGC is a window from the Apium graveolens cultivar Ventura chromosome 1, ASM990537v1, whole genome shotgun sequence genome containing:
- the LOC141724288 gene encoding F-box protein At5g03100-like isoform X2, whose product is MQLIGSGSVERPAYIIPIKRQFTVEGRIWEPQVKSVRRLDNDRISNLPIELMHCIFGRLPVHDAAKTSVLSKTWRNVWKMHPVVILDEQFFLKVMFKNKNSLLSPSSNSYFSTLANGTSICHIFTAAVSMILSSHTGPILDFKLYIPKKLELIQSRLSEPTLHSKCFANLTTVRLVEISISSDMSFGTQIQELYLEKCEGIEHLACQLTTSNNLRTLNISRSETIDCRWIECTKKLECFGLQLPAANSNTNKSVDLISLLSNSPRINTLLLNGFTLEVLGRGLSVLDERTTKMVNLKKLRLYRLGYNTRQISTCLSLIRNLPNLEDLFIGLELEGRKSSNPAGSTVERHLESLDWKDVLLDRLEVVKINGVDGSRAELHLIKLILASSPLLRVISLACSKTVRDPEEKLRIEQELLLLPRKSMASQIVWL
- the LOC141724288 gene encoding F-box/FBD/LRR-repeat protein At1g13570-like isoform X1; protein product: MQLIGSGSVERPAYIIPIKRQFTVEGRIWEPQVKSVRRLDNDRISNLPIELMHCIFGRLPVHDAAKTSVLSKTWRNVWKMHPVVILDEQFFLKVMFKNKNSLLSPSSNSYFSTLANGTSICHIFTAAVSMILSSHTGPILDFKLYIPKKLGMLHIHRSIKQLMYKGVKTLVLCNSERSALSSPNLFDCSELIQSRLSEPTLHSKCFANLTTVRLVEISISSDMSFGTQIQELYLEKCEGIEHLACQLTTSNNLRTLNISRSETIDCRWIECTKKLECFGLQLPAANSNTNKSVDLISLLSNSPRINTLLLNGFTLEVLGRGLSVLDERTTKMVNLKKLRLYRLGYNTRQISTCLSLIRNLPNLEDLFIGLELEGRKSSNPAGSTVERHLESLDWKDVLLDRLEVVKINGVDGSRAELHLIKLILASSPLLRVISLACSKTVRDPEEKLRIEQELLLLPRKSMASQIVWL
- the LOC141717246 gene encoding coatomer subunit gamma-1-like; this encodes MERYIPEEEQKHLQVKSKFVPSLLQNLQRRTYVAFMMPDGVMSARISHTLSFVVQKVDCSDGENNNIKEKVEYKLKELEFSVTYYIEKMSKDFREEWGNIGQNRERVYKFEYQPFQPYNSLSDVFNLLGIHPCEGTEVVPEDATLHTCLLAGKYLEMD
- the LOC141724302 gene encoding uncharacterized protein LOC141724302; this encodes MADSPTKKAPDLSTFLEENDQEPSGPPTQTEDDDYSKNISLEAFSDPKNGDEVLLPPTCINQEYKLSELFGDGDEEATLSSGTSLSMERSIPDSMTHNADSNVDSHLVSDNSPDINFEGTCWISLGSQWLFTSDDALGTLITKHPIFPLCDIQNMTNFQRITRQLLELISVPEKKATLYQALETLCQPDVLRPRSLRKISEQQLIEIGVASKSKGMIVLDLSEKYAEAGEDKMPILLSDDMLNDLSDQEIFSRLQGIRGLDAYMAFTIMLFAQERMLNYWPNERELRIKYDRFNEQLQSRSSEAVAASNCWEPFKGLAAWIIWTYL